In Gemmatimonadaceae bacterium, the DNA window AATCGGACCTCCGCGGCAACCCGCAACCGAGATCGCTTTATGAACCCCGACGAATCACTCCGCTATCCCACGGGCCGATTTCAGCGCCCTTCGCGCGCGCTGGAGACCAGCGAGCGCCGTCAGATGATCGATACGATCGCGCGAGCGCCCAGCGACTTTCGCGGCGCGATCAAGGGATTGTCCGACGCGCAACTCAACACGCCCTACCGGCCTGGTGGCTGGACAGTGCGGCAGGTTGTGCACCACGTGCCGGACAGCCACATGAACGCGTTCATTCGCTTCAAACTAGCGCTCACCGAAGAGACGCCGACGATCAAGCCGTACGACGAGACGGCCTGGGCAAAACTCTCCGACGCACGCGATACGCCGATCGAGACCTCGCTCACGTTGTTGACGGCGCTTCACGAGCGCTGGGTCCGGCTCCTCGAGGCGATGGCACCGAGCGAGTTCGAACGAAAGCTCAGTCACCCGGAATGGGACGCTCCCCTCTCACTCGATTCCATGTTGGCGCTGTACGCCTGGCACGGACCACATCATACGGCGCACATCACCAGCCTGAGGCAGCGAATGGGCTGGTGAGGGGAAGGTGCTCGGTGCCAGGGTGTTAGGTGTTCACGCGATAGCAGCTGGCGGCCACTCTAGCCCTATCCGCTAGCCCCTTTCCGGTCGTATCATCGACCGCGATGTCTACTGAGCAGCTACGCGCTAGCCGATCGATACGGCGGGAGCGCCTCACACTTCAGGCAGTGGAGGCCCTTGCCCAACGCTTGCTCGGTCCCGACCGCGGAACGGCGCGGCGCGTCAGTGACTCTGCCGGGCGCGAGCTGCAGCGTCTCGATCGAGAATGCGATTTCACGACTTCGGCGCGAGCGGCGTTCCAGGACTTGCTCGGCTGGACGGGTCAGTCGACGATACATCCCATCTCGCTCCCAGCCAACGACCAACCCTTCTGGTTTCGCGGATCGCACTCTCTCGCGAATTACCAGTCACGTCCGGAACTACCGACAACCGCTGGCGTCGTCGTCATCGGCGCGGGATTGACGGGCGCATCCGCGGCGTACCATCTCGTCGAAGCGTTAGGCGAGCGGACAAGCGTCGTCGTCGTCGATCAGGGGGATCCCGCCGGCGAAGCCAGCGGCCGCAATGGCGGCAACTTCGAGCTCATCCCGGAGAATTCAATCGGCGTCTATGAAGGATTGGCACGCGAACGGCTCGCGTTTTTGCGTCGTCGTTATGCTAGGCTACCCGTCGAGGTCGTCCAGGCGGAAAGCGAACGGCAGGCATCGCTGGTGCTTGGCTTGTCGCTCCGGAATCGTGACCTGCTCAAGCAAATCATCCTGCGCGAGCGCATCGAGTGTGATTTCGCGCCGCGCGGCTGGCTTCATCTCGCCAGCACCGAAGAGGAGGAACAGGGCATCTGCGACGAGGTGATGCTCGCGGCCCAGCACGGTCAACGGATCGAGCTCTGGTCGCGGCGCAAGATTCGGCGGGAGCTTGGCTTCGAGAACGAGTACCTCGGCCGATTCATTCCCGGCGACGGCACATATCATCCGTTCAAGTATGTCTGCGGGTTGCTGCGTGCCGCGCTCCGACCCGGTGTCGAGCTGTACACGCGGTGTCGTGTGCGTCGAGTGATGTCGCCGGCGGCTGACCGGCACGAGGTCATCACGGAACGAGGAACCATCATCGCGCGATACGTCGTCGTCGCGACGAACGCGTTCACCAGCCATCTCTTTCCCGAGCTGAGCGCGATTCGCCCACATCAGAGTCAGGTGCAAGTCACGGAGCTGGCGCCGGACCGCGCGCGGGGACGCGTGGTGACGTGTGAGCACGGGCCAGCGTTCTTCAATCAACCACGGACCGGAGCACGCAATGGATTCGCGCCATTGCTGCTGGGTGGGGGTGCCGATCGGCCGATGACGAGTCCGTCGTCGCGGCGCCGATCGTCGCGCGTGCACAACGAATTGCTCGGCATCCGGGATCGCTACTATCCGGAGCTGCAGGGACGGCCGCCCTCGGCGGAGTGGGTCGGACCAATGGCGTTTACGCCCGACCAACTACCGGCGATCGGCTTCCTCCGACCCGGCGTGATCGTTGCCGCCGGATACAACGGCTACGGCGGAAGCTACACGACGGCGGCGGGACTCGCCGTGGCGCAGATGGCAGTGACGGGCAGTGCTCCGGATTGGGTGCCCGCGGACGTCTTCTCGCCGCATCGCCTAACGACGAGCGAACCAGTGTTCATGACCGAACGCGACGGACTGTGGCGCATCGCGGCGTCACTCTGCCGGCAGCTCAAGGCGGTGAGCCGCCAGATTTCCGAAGCGTTGACGCTGCGCGGCGCGGAGACGGCTTCGGCGGTCCCTCGACAGATGGCGCCGCGCGTCTCGCGCATGGTGCGCGTAGTCGGTACGGAAAGCACGGCGGCCGAGTCCATCGCGCCTGAGCTTCTCGTGGCATTTCCGGCGTTCAGGAGTCTCACCGTCGATGAAGTGAGTGAGCTGCTCCGATCGATGCAGCGCTGGGACCTCGGGAGCGGGACGCTTCTCTTCAAGGAAGGCGATGAAGGACACACGTGCTTTGTCGTCGTGCGCGGAGTGGTCGACCTCAGCGTGAAGGTCCGCGGCCAGCCGCAACTCCTTGCGCAGCTCGGGCCGGGAAGCATTTTCGGCCAGTCGAGTCTCATCGATTCCGAACCGCGTTCGGCGAGCTGTTCCGTCCGCCGCGACGCCGTTCTCGCCGAGATCGACTCCGTATCGTGTGAGCGTTTACTGAACAATCGCAGCGCGCTGGCGCTGAAGCTGCTGGGCGCTTTGAATCAGGGGCTCGTCGCGGCGTTGCGCAGCGCCGATCGCCAGTTGATGCGACTCAACGCGGATCGCGACGGCCCATGGGAGCCGGGTGCCGGTGAGGCCGACTTCGCGCCCGAACCGCTCGTCGGCGGAGCGCCGGCGGACGACTAGCGTTCGCCGCCGGCCGCGCTGGCGATCGTCGACGCGCGATCGACGAGGAGATCGAACTTCACAACAATTCGATTCTCCGTACGCAGCACACCGAAGAGCACCTTCGGCGGCGTGATGCCGTAATCGGTCATAAGGATCGGGAGCGCTCCTTGGGCGCGCAACGATCCATCGCGCTGCTCCTGTACCTCGACTGGAACGCGCACGAGGCGCTCGCGTCCGGCAACGCGCAGCGTGCCCTGCATAACGAGTGAATGTTCCGGGTCACCCGGCTCGCGCGTGACAATGTCGAACTTGCCAACGATCTGGCGGCAGTCCGGCTCGTCGTCGGCGCGGAGCGCTTTGTACATGATATTGTCCATCTGGCTGCGGCCGCAGGTCAGCGCGTACGCCGGCACGCGGACCTGAACGCCGCGCACGCGCTCAATTGAAGTCGCGCCGCCGTGCGCGTCGGCGTCGAGGTCAATCGAGGCATCGAGCGACGTGGCATCGCAGCGCCAGTCGCGCACGTTCGAGCTGCCCTCGAGCCATAATCGGCTATCGGGGCGCACGCTGAGTCGCAGCGGCATTGCACCGAGGCTTGATTCCTTGAAGGATTGTGCGCGAAGAACGGAGCCGCTGATCGCTACGAATATGAGGCTCGTGAGGACGATTCGCTTCATGCTACCTTCTCGGGCGCTGGCGTCAACAACGTCGGGTCTCCTGCGGGCGCCTTTGCCCTGCTCGTCTGAGTGTCGGTTCGCGGCGTGAATCTTTACAGCGATATAAGGCAATGCGAGTGCCGCGGAGCGTCGCCATTCATCGTGACCACTACAATTGGACGATTTGACAACGGCGACGTATCCGCGCTGTCACCTCCTGGTCGTGATATTCGTCACATGAGATGCATCTCGCTCGTGATGCGGGCGAATCGTGCTTTAACGTTCGATCGCGTAAGGCGTCCTCCATGGGCGCGCCGCATGTCCGTCCTCCCCGGCGCGTTCTCTCTCGCGGAGAGGACGGACGACCGTCGTCAGTGCAGGAGGATTGCTTATGAGAAGCGTCTCGTCAGCTTTGGTGACCTTGGCACTCGTTATGCTCGCCGGTGCGAGTGCCACCGCGCAAACCCCAACGCAGGCCGGGATACCGGCGGTGCGGCCCGACTCGGCACACAGACGCGACGTGCGCCATGACAGACGTGACGTGCGCGGCGATCGCCGCGACATTCGTCAGGATCGGCGCGACGTCGGGCAGGACAGGGGCGACACCCGTCACGATGCGCGGGATCTGTCCAAGGACCGCCGCGATATCCGGCAGGACCGCCGCGAGCTTCGTGAAGCGAAGCGAGAGGGTGATGCCGCGGAGGTCAAGAAGGACTCGCGCGATCTGCGGCAGGATCGCCGAGATGTCAAGCACGACGACACCGATCTGCATCATGACCGCTCGGATGTGCGGCAGGATCGGCGCGATGTGCGGCACGATCGGCGTGATGTGCGCCAGGATCGGCGTGACATCCGCAAGGACAAGAAGGAAAAGCCGTAAGACAGGATGCCGCAAGGAAACAACGAGAGCCCACGCGATGATGCGTGGGCTCTCAGTGTTTATGCTCTACTCAACCCTTCAGGATGCCGCCGCTACCGTTTCCTCAGCGGCCAGTGCCGGCTCGACGGGCATCGGCTCTCGCGGCTCGACGGCAGTTTTTACCCAGGATCGCAGTACCTCGGCGACGCTCCACGCTTGCGCGACGCAGCCACGCGGCATGTAGGGTGGCGCCGCGTCGAAGATCTCGCCGATCGTCCCGAGTCCGAAGTAATCGAGCGCCGCAATGCATCCATCGAGGAAATGGCGTGCACCCGGCGCGTCGTCGGGATGCACCTTGAGCCACGCATCGATCCAAGGTCCAATCAGCCACGCCCACACCGTGCCTTGATGGTACGCGGCGTCACGCGCGCGCAGATCGCCAAAGTAACGCTCCTTGTAATCAGGATCGCCCGGCGCGAGCGAACGCAGGCCGACGGGCGTCAGCAAGCGCTTGTGCACGACGTCGAGCACCGCTTCCCATCGCGATCGATCCAGAATCGGATGGTCAAGTGAAATGGCGAAGATCTGATTCGGCCGACAATGCCGCGAATCCCCGTTCTCCCCGTCGACGACGTCGTAGAGATATCCAAGGTCGTCGCTCCAGAAACGCTTGTTGAACGACACACGCGCGCGCTCGGCGGCATCCGCGACCTTCGTCGCGAAGCTGTCGTGCTCGCGCTCTTCATCGAGCCATTGCGCGAGCAAGCGAAGTGCGTTGTACCAGAGGGCGTTGATCTCGACCGCTTTCCCGCGACGCGGCGTCACGACCCAGTCGTCGACTTTCGCATCCATCCAGGTCAGCTGATAGCCCTCCGCACCCTGCAAGAGCAGTCCGTCCGCGGGATCGACACGAATGCCGAACTTGGTTCCGCGCAGGTGATGCTCGATGATCGATTGCAGCGTCGGCAGTGCCCTAACGAGAGTGCGACGGTCGTCGGTCACGTCAACGTAGCGGTGCAAGGCATGGAAGAACCAGAGCGTTGCGTCGGCGGTGTGGTACAGTCCTTCGTTGCTCCCGTCAGGGAACATGTTCGGGATCAAGCCGT includes these proteins:
- a CDS encoding YceI family protein — its product is MKRIVLTSLIFVAISGSVLRAQSFKESSLGAMPLRLSVRPDSRLWLEGSSNVRDWRCDATSLDASIDLDADAHGGATSIERVRGVQVRVPAYALTCGRSQMDNIMYKALRADDEPDCRQIVGKFDIVTREPGDPEHSLVMQGTLRVAGRERLVRVPVEVQEQRDGSLRAQGALPILMTDYGITPPKVLFGVLRTENRIVVKFDLLVDRASTIASAAGGER
- a CDS encoding FAD-dependent oxidoreductase, with product MSTEQLRASRSIRRERLTLQAVEALAQRLLGPDRGTARRVSDSAGRELQRLDRECDFTTSARAAFQDLLGWTGQSTIHPISLPANDQPFWFRGSHSLANYQSRPELPTTAGVVVIGAGLTGASAAYHLVEALGERTSVVVVDQGDPAGEASGRNGGNFELIPENSIGVYEGLARERLAFLRRRYARLPVEVVQAESERQASLVLGLSLRNRDLLKQIILRERIECDFAPRGWLHLASTEEEEQGICDEVMLAAQHGQRIELWSRRKIRRELGFENEYLGRFIPGDGTYHPFKYVCGLLRAALRPGVELYTRCRVRRVMSPAADRHEVITERGTIIARYVVVATNAFTSHLFPELSAIRPHQSQVQVTELAPDRARGRVVTCEHGPAFFNQPRTGARNGFAPLLLGGGADRPMTSPSSRRRSSRVHNELLGIRDRYYPELQGRPPSAEWVGPMAFTPDQLPAIGFLRPGVIVAAGYNGYGGSYTTAAGLAVAQMAVTGSAPDWVPADVFSPHRLTTSEPVFMTERDGLWRIAASLCRQLKAVSRQISEALTLRGAETASAVPRQMAPRVSRMVRVVGTESTAAESIAPELLVAFPAFRSLTVDEVSELLRSMQRWDLGSGTLLFKEGDEGHTCFVVVRGVVDLSVKVRGQPQLLAQLGPGSIFGQSSLIDSEPRSASCSVRRDAVLAEIDSVSCERLLNNRSALALKLLGALNQGLVAALRSADRQLMRLNADRDGPWEPGAGEADFAPEPLVGGAPADD
- a CDS encoding putative metal-dependent hydrolase; translation: MNPDESLRYPTGRFQRPSRALETSERRQMIDTIARAPSDFRGAIKGLSDAQLNTPYRPGGWTVRQVVHHVPDSHMNAFIRFKLALTEETPTIKPYDETAWAKLSDARDTPIETSLTLLTALHERWVRLLEAMAPSEFERKLSHPEWDAPLSLDSMLALYAWHGPHHTAHITSLRQRMGW